A window of the Enterobacteriaceae bacterium 4M9 genome harbors these coding sequences:
- a CDS encoding YnbE family lipoprotein, which translates to MKRREAAVLAAATLWLSGCTPRIEVAAPKEPITINMNVKIEHEIRVKADKDVEALLKNRSDLFGEGDS; encoded by the coding sequence ATGAAGCGACGGGAGGCGGCGGTGCTCGCTGCTGCAACACTCTGGCTCAGCGGCTGCACGCCGCGTATTGAGGTTGCGGCCCCTAAAGAGCCTATCACTATCAATATGAACGTGAAGATTGAGCACGAAATTCGCGTGAAGGCCGATAAAGACGTGGAGGCGTTGCTGAAAAACCGCAGCGATCTGTTCGGGGAGGGCGACTCATGA
- a CDS encoding DUF333 domain-containing protein, with the protein MRAGFLAGVAVLFLSACSSEPPQQATAAHVAPGMRAALSERGQANCSMIGGSMSVARQLDGSVTGMCALPNGKRCSESALASGSCGSY; encoded by the coding sequence ATGCGTGCAGGATTTCTGGCGGGAGTCGCCGTTTTATTTTTAAGCGCTTGCAGCAGTGAACCGCCTCAACAGGCGACTGCGGCTCATGTGGCTCCGGGTATGCGTGCGGCATTGTCGGAAAGAGGGCAGGCAAACTGTTCCATGATTGGCGGCTCAATGTCTGTTGCTCGCCAGCTTGATGGTTCAGTCACCGGAATGTGTGCGCTGCCGAACGGTAAGCGCTGTAGCGAAAGCGCGCTGGCGTCCGGCAGCTGCGGAAGTTACTGA
- the hslJ gene encoding heat shock protein HslJ, with product MKKFAALMLAATVITGCAGTTNNAEISAEQLQHHRYVLQSVDGKPLSGLDAARQPEISFGENMHVAGAMCNRFMGQGKLTGDTLKVEGMASTRMMCIEPQLSELDNVIGAMLNDGAQINLAGQELTLKNAQHTLVYTLADLVQ from the coding sequence ATGAAAAAATTCGCTGCCCTGATGTTAGCTGCCACCGTTATCACCGGTTGTGCGGGCACCACGAATAACGCTGAAATTAGCGCGGAACAGTTGCAGCACCACCGTTATGTGCTGCAAAGTGTTGATGGCAAACCGCTGAGCGGGCTGGATGCTGCGCGTCAGCCGGAAATCAGCTTTGGCGAAAACATGCATGTTGCAGGCGCAATGTGCAACCGTTTCATGGGCCAGGGCAAACTGACGGGCGACACGCTGAAAGTAGAAGGCATGGCCTCTACCCGCATGATGTGTATCGAACCACAGCTGAGCGAGCTGGATAACGTGATTGGTGCCATGCTCAACGACGGCGCACAGATTAACCTCGCCGGTCAAGAACTGACGCTGAAAAATGCCCAGCACACGCTGGTTTATACCCTGGCAGATTTAGTTCAGTAA
- a CDS encoding 2-hydroxyacid dehydrogenase: protein MKVAVYSTKQYDKKYLEHVNSDYGCELDFFDFLLTEKTAKTAHGCDGVCIFVNDDGSRPVLEELKKHGVRFIAQRCAGFNNVDLDAAKELGLKVVRVPAYSPEAVAEHAIGMMMCLNRRIHRAWQRTRDANFSLEGLTGFTMHGKTAGVIGTGKIGVAALRILKGFGMRLLAFDPYPSAAALDLGVEYVDLPTLFAQSDVISLHCPLTKENYHMLDSDAFAQMKDGVMIINTSRGGLINSQAAIDALKTQKIGALGMDVYENERDLFFEDKSNDVIQDDVFRRLSACHNVLFTGHQAFLTAEALTSISQTTLQNLRQLESGETCPNQLA, encoded by the coding sequence ATGAAAGTCGCCGTATACAGCACAAAGCAGTATGACAAAAAATATCTGGAGCATGTTAACAGTGATTATGGCTGCGAACTCGACTTTTTCGACTTTTTGTTAACGGAAAAGACCGCCAAAACCGCGCACGGCTGCGATGGCGTGTGTATTTTCGTCAATGATGACGGCAGCCGCCCGGTACTGGAGGAGCTTAAGAAGCACGGCGTGCGTTTTATTGCCCAGCGCTGTGCCGGCTTTAACAATGTCGATCTGGATGCTGCTAAAGAGCTGGGCCTGAAGGTCGTACGCGTACCGGCCTACTCGCCAGAGGCCGTTGCCGAGCACGCCATTGGTATGATGATGTGCCTTAACCGCCGCATTCACCGCGCCTGGCAACGTACCCGCGATGCTAACTTTTCGCTTGAAGGTCTGACCGGTTTTACCATGCACGGTAAAACGGCAGGCGTTATCGGCACCGGTAAAATCGGCGTGGCGGCTCTGCGTATTCTGAAAGGTTTTGGCATGCGCCTGCTGGCCTTTGACCCTTACCCGAGTGCCGCAGCGTTAGATCTCGGCGTGGAATATGTCGACCTGCCGACGCTGTTTGCCCAGTCGGACGTAATATCCCTGCACTGCCCGCTGACAAAAGAAAATTACCACATGCTCGACAGCGACGCGTTTGCACAAATGAAAGACGGCGTGATGATTATCAACACCAGCCGCGGCGGCCTGATTAACTCACAGGCAGCGATAGATGCGCTGAAAACCCAGAAAATCGGCGCGCTGGGCATGGACGTTTATGAGAACGAGCGCGACCTGTTCTTTGAAGATAAGTCTAACGATGTGATTCAGGATGATGTGTTCCGTCGCCTGTCAGCCTGCCACAACGTGCTGTTCACCGGCCATCAGGCCTTCCTGACGGCCGAAGCGCTGACGAGTATTTCACAGACCACATTACAAAATTTACGCCAACTGGAAAGCGGTGAAACCTGCCCTAACCAGCTGGCCTGA
- a CDS encoding YdbH family protein, producing MKGKYKAAIALLLLLILLPLTLMLTVAQWLPTLAGLWLPQGTRIAMSSSPRLTRHALLLPDLRYFAADCELASVEKASLSHPSRWQLNVRTLKLNPDCISNIPASDAPVSAPRTLAQWQAMLPRSWVSVDNLVLTPWEQYAGAVKLNLTPERQVLDFKGNLLSLNAQMNGQSVTIKQLSIDALPGQAPITLAGEVTMPLVPDGLPTQGRVTARFHLPQEPKVADAELTWQENSGQLLVFSVDDADPLLDLPWTLTADRIAISDGRWRWPYVGFPLSGRLNLYVDGWQKELDAMQFSGRLNVLTAGDAGKGNAVMTIGPGRLSLTNTDMPLRVTGEAKQDALIFYAALPARLSGALLDPELRFAPGALLRSRGRVIDSLNLDEVRWPLAGVKVTQRGVDGRLQAILRAHENEMGRFTLHLDGKANDFLPDAGTWEWRYWGDGEFMPMKARWDVKGEGEWRDSTIRLLALTTGFDQLQYGSMTVNAPRLVLTEPVVWQRDEQTHAFTGALALTAEQTQFSGGSVLPPATLNFSVRGPEPTRFQYSGDLQAGEIGPVRLQGRWDGERLRGQAWWPKQQLAVFQPLIPPESKLALKAGEFYAQVAFSAAPGQGFEAGGHGVLKGGSAWLPDNQINGVDFVLPFRYSDSVWHLGTRGPVRLRIGEIQSQAVARNFSADLQGWYPWSEQQPLLLSDVSVDVLGGSIIMQQLRMPQRDAALLRVQNISSSELMAAINPKQFTLSGRINGALPLWLNHPQWIVKGGWLTNPGPLTLRLDKDMADAIVRDNMVAGSAINWLRYMEISRSWTDINLDNLGELTMKSSLEGTARVDGKSGTIKLNYTHQENLFTLWRSLRFGDNLQSWLEQNMLLPAPCAGPACKEQQ from the coding sequence ATGAAGGGTAAATATAAAGCTGCAATTGCGCTACTGTTGTTACTGATTTTACTGCCACTTACGCTGATGCTGACGGTTGCACAATGGCTGCCAACCCTGGCAGGACTCTGGCTGCCTCAGGGGACGCGTATTGCTATGTCATCCAGCCCACGCCTGACGCGCCATGCATTATTACTGCCCGACCTGCGCTATTTCGCTGCCGACTGTGAGCTGGCGAGCGTGGAAAAGGCAAGCCTCAGTCACCCAAGTCGCTGGCAACTCAACGTCCGCACACTCAAACTCAATCCCGATTGCATCAGCAACATCCCCGCCAGTGACGCGCCCGTGTCTGCGCCGCGCACGCTGGCGCAGTGGCAGGCAATGCTGCCGCGCTCCTGGGTGAGCGTGGATAATCTGGTGCTAACGCCCTGGGAGCAGTACGCCGGGGCAGTAAAGCTCAACCTCACCCCTGAGCGCCAGGTGCTTGATTTCAAGGGCAACCTGCTGAGCCTGAACGCACAAATGAACGGCCAGTCAGTCACCATAAAGCAGTTGAGCATTGATGCCCTGCCGGGCCAGGCGCCGATTACGCTTGCCGGCGAGGTCACTATGCCGCTGGTGCCGGACGGTCTGCCGACTCAGGGGCGCGTGACGGCACGTTTCCATCTGCCGCAGGAACCAAAGGTGGCAGATGCTGAACTGACATGGCAGGAGAACAGCGGCCAGTTGCTGGTGTTCAGCGTCGACGATGCCGATCCGCTGCTCGATTTGCCCTGGACGTTAACCGCTGATCGCATCGCCATCAGCGACGGGCGCTGGCGCTGGCCTTACGTTGGTTTTCCGCTTAGCGGCAGGCTGAATCTTTACGTTGATGGCTGGCAAAAGGAACTCGACGCGATGCAGTTCAGCGGGCGTCTCAACGTGCTGACTGCCGGTGATGCCGGGAAGGGCAACGCGGTAATGACGATTGGCCCAGGTCGGCTTAGCCTCACTAACACCGATATGCCGCTGCGCGTGACCGGTGAGGCAAAACAGGATGCGCTGATATTTTACGCCGCGCTGCCTGCAAGACTCAGTGGCGCGCTACTTGACCCGGAACTGCGCTTTGCGCCCGGAGCGCTGCTGCGCTCGCGCGGGCGGGTGATTGACTCGCTCAATCTGGATGAAGTGCGCTGGCCGCTGGCGGGCGTGAAGGTCACCCAGCGCGGTGTGGATGGTCGCTTGCAAGCTATTCTGCGTGCTCATGAAAACGAAATGGGGCGCTTTACGCTGCATCTGGACGGCAAGGCGAATGATTTCTTACCCGATGCGGGCACGTGGGAATGGCGCTACTGGGGCGATGGCGAATTTATGCCAATGAAGGCGCGCTGGGATGTGAAGGGCGAGGGTGAGTGGCGTGACAGCACCATTCGTCTGTTGGCGCTGACCACCGGTTTTGACCAGCTACAGTACGGCAGCATGACCGTCAACGCACCGCGTCTGGTGTTAACCGAGCCAGTCGTGTGGCAGCGTGATGAGCAGACTCACGCCTTTACTGGCGCGCTGGCGCTCACCGCAGAGCAAACGCAGTTCAGTGGTGGCAGCGTGTTACCCCCGGCCACACTTAATTTCTCGGTACGCGGCCCGGAACCGACGCGCTTTCAGTACAGCGGTGATTTACAGGCAGGCGAGATAGGCCCGGTGCGACTCCAGGGGCGCTGGGACGGAGAACGCCTGCGCGGCCAGGCCTGGTGGCCAAAACAGCAGCTGGCGGTGTTCCAGCCGCTGATTCCACCGGAGTCGAAGCTTGCGCTCAAAGCCGGGGAGTTCTACGCCCAGGTGGCGTTTTCTGCAGCCCCTGGACAGGGGTTTGAAGCAGGCGGTCATGGCGTACTTAAAGGCGGTAGCGCCTGGCTGCCGGACAACCAGATAAACGGCGTCGATTTTGTGCTGCCGTTTCGCTACAGCGACAGCGTCTGGCATCTTGGCACACGCGGCCCGGTGCGCCTGCGCATTGGTGAAATCCAAAGCCAGGCGGTGGCGCGCAATTTCAGCGCCGATTTGCAGGGCTGGTATCCCTGGAGCGAGCAGCAGCCGCTGTTGTTAAGTGATGTCAGCGTGGATGTGCTTGGCGGCAGCATCATCATGCAGCAGTTGCGCATGCCCCAGCGCGATGCGGCGCTGCTGCGGGTGCAGAATATCTCCTCCAGCGAGTTAATGGCGGCCATCAACCCTAAACAGTTCACCCTCTCCGGGCGCATTAACGGTGCGCTACCGCTGTGGCTCAACCATCCGCAGTGGATTGTCAAAGGCGGTTGGCTTACCAACCCTGGCCCGCTAACGCTGCGCCTTGATAAGGATATGGCCGATGCCATCGTGCGCGACAATATGGTCGCCGGGTCGGCCATCAACTGGCTGCGCTACATGGAAATTTCCCGTTCATGGACCGATATCAATCTCGATAACCTTGGCGAATTGACCATGAAGTCCAGCCTTGAAGGCACCGCCCGCGTGGACGGCAAGAGCGGCACGATTAAACTCAACTATACACACCAGGAAAACCTGTTCACGCTGTGGCGCAGTCTGCGCTTTGGCGACAACCTGCAATCCTGGCTGGAACAAAATATGTTACTGCCTGCGCCGTGCGCCGGGCCTGCCTGTAAGGAGCAACAATGA
- the nifJ gene encoding pyruvate:ferredoxin (flavodoxin) oxidoreductase, producing the protein MLTLDGNAAVASVAFRTSEVIAIYPITPSSTMAEQSDAWSVNGVQNIWGDVPQVVEMQSEGGAIATVHGALQSGALSTSFTSSQGLLLMIPTLYKLAGQLMPFVLHVAARTVATHALSIFGDHSDVMAVRQTGCAMLCASSVQEAQDFALISQMASLNSRVPFIHFFDGFRTSHEINKIAPLSDDTLRELMPQTAIDAHRARALNPEHPVIRGTSANPDTYFQSREATNPWYNAVYEHVEKAMDDFAAATGRQYKPFEYYGHPQAERVMVLMGSALGTCEEVVDELLTRGEKVGVLKVRLFRPFSAAHLLDALPPAARTIAVLDRTKEPGALAEPLHLEVMTALAEAFSNGEREIMPRVIGGRYGLSSKEFGPDCAFAVFHELKAEKPKPRFTVGIYDDVTNLSLPLQANTLPSRAKLQALFYGLGSDGTVSATKNNIKIIGNATPWYAQGYFVYDSKKAGGLTVSHLRVSEHPIHSAYLVDQADFVACHQIQFTDKYPMAERLKPGGIFLLNTPYEPDEVWERLPQEVQAELRAKQARLWVINATKIARECQLGARINTVMQMAFFQLSNVLPGDSAFKELQGAVARSYSSKGEALVERNWQALALARESLHEVALGEVCESSHHMPPVVSDAAPDFVKTVTAAMLAGLGDALPVSALPPDGTWPVGTTRWEKRNIADEIPIWKPDLCTQCNHCVAACPHAAIRAKVVAPEAMENAPTSLASLDVKSRDMRGQKYVLQVAPEDCTGCNLCVEVCPAKDREDPSIKAINMMSRLEHVEEEKDNYDFFLSLPEMDRNSLERIDIRTSQLITPLFEYSGACSGCGETPYLKLLTQLYGDRMMVANATGCSSIYGGNLPSTPWTTDEHGRGPAWANSLFEDNAEFGLGFRLTANQHAARVQRLLSELADQLPAELVEQLRTEASVPERRTQVAALRQSLSTIDSPQAQQLARDADALVEKSIWLIGGDGWAYDIGYGGLDHVLSLSENINVMVLDTQCYANTGGQASKATPLGAVMKFAEQGKRKARKDLGVNVMMYGHVYVAQIALGAQLNQAVKAIQEAEAYPGPSLIIAYSPCVEHGYDLALSHDQMRQLTATGFWPLYRFDPRRAEQGKLALSLDSRPPSDALAETLLNEQRFRRLNAQQPEVAEQLWKDATADLQKRYDFLAMMAGKAEKTVE; encoded by the coding sequence ATGCTAACACTTGACGGCAACGCCGCAGTCGCTTCGGTGGCCTTTCGCACCAGCGAAGTCATCGCCATTTATCCCATCACCCCAAGTTCCACTATGGCCGAGCAGTCGGATGCCTGGTCGGTAAATGGCGTGCAAAATATCTGGGGCGATGTGCCGCAGGTCGTTGAAATGCAATCTGAAGGCGGCGCTATCGCTACCGTACACGGCGCATTGCAGAGCGGCGCGCTGTCGACCTCTTTCACCTCGTCCCAGGGATTGCTGTTGATGATCCCAACGCTTTACAAGCTGGCTGGGCAACTGATGCCGTTTGTACTGCATGTGGCTGCACGAACCGTTGCCACCCACGCGCTATCGATTTTTGGCGATCATTCTGACGTAATGGCCGTGCGTCAGACCGGCTGTGCCATGCTGTGCGCCTCCAGCGTGCAGGAAGCGCAGGATTTTGCACTCATTTCCCAGATGGCGAGTCTGAACAGCCGTGTGCCGTTCATTCATTTTTTCGACGGTTTTCGCACCTCGCATGAAATCAACAAAATCGCTCCGCTGTCAGACGACACTCTGCGTGAACTGATGCCGCAGACGGCGATTGATGCGCACCGCGCCCGTGCACTCAACCCGGAGCACCCGGTAATTCGCGGCACCTCAGCCAACCCGGATACATATTTCCAGTCGCGTGAAGCTACCAATCCCTGGTACAACGCGGTATATGAGCACGTCGAAAAGGCAATGGACGACTTTGCTGCCGCCACCGGTCGCCAGTACAAACCGTTTGAGTACTACGGCCACCCGCAGGCCGAACGCGTAATGGTGCTGATGGGCTCGGCTCTGGGCACCTGCGAAGAAGTCGTGGATGAATTACTCACCCGCGGCGAAAAAGTGGGTGTGCTGAAGGTGCGTCTGTTCCGCCCGTTTTCTGCCGCACATCTGCTCGACGCTCTGCCGCCAGCGGCGCGCACCATTGCCGTGCTTGACCGCACCAAAGAGCCGGGCGCTCTGGCCGAGCCGCTGCACCTTGAGGTGATGACCGCACTGGCTGAGGCCTTCAGCAATGGCGAGCGTGAAATTATGCCTCGCGTAATCGGTGGGCGTTACGGCCTGTCTTCAAAAGAGTTTGGTCCGGACTGCGCCTTTGCCGTGTTCCATGAACTCAAGGCTGAGAAACCAAAGCCACGCTTTACCGTCGGCATTTATGACGATGTGACTAACCTGTCGTTGCCGCTTCAGGCCAATACCTTGCCCTCGCGCGCGAAGCTGCAAGCGTTGTTTTACGGGCTGGGTAGCGACGGTACGGTCTCTGCGACCAAAAACAACATCAAAATTATTGGCAACGCCACGCCGTGGTACGCACAGGGTTATTTTGTTTACGACTCCAAAAAAGCGGGAGGCCTGACGGTTTCGCACCTGCGCGTGAGCGAGCACCCTATTCACTCCGCTTACCTGGTTGACCAGGCTGATTTTGTAGCCTGCCACCAGATCCAGTTCACCGATAAATACCCAATGGCTGAACGACTCAAGCCTGGCGGTATTTTCCTGCTTAATACGCCGTATGAACCCGACGAGGTCTGGGAGCGGTTACCGCAGGAAGTTCAGGCTGAACTGCGGGCAAAACAGGCCAGGCTGTGGGTGATTAATGCCACCAAGATAGCCCGCGAGTGCCAACTTGGCGCACGTATCAATACCGTAATGCAGATGGCCTTCTTCCAGCTCAGTAACGTGCTGCCCGGCGACAGCGCTTTTAAAGAGCTACAGGGTGCCGTTGCCCGCAGCTACAGCAGTAAGGGCGAAGCGCTGGTCGAGCGCAACTGGCAGGCTCTGGCGCTGGCGCGTGAGTCGTTGCATGAAGTGGCGCTGGGTGAGGTGTGTGAAAGCAGTCATCATATGCCGCCGGTGGTCTCTGACGCCGCCCCGGATTTTGTCAAAACCGTGACAGCCGCCATGCTGGCAGGCCTGGGCGATGCACTGCCCGTCTCAGCCCTACCGCCGGACGGTACCTGGCCGGTGGGCACCACGCGCTGGGAAAAACGCAACATCGCCGATGAGATTCCCATCTGGAAACCGGACTTGTGTACCCAGTGCAACCACTGTGTTGCCGCCTGCCCGCACGCTGCTATTCGCGCTAAAGTGGTTGCCCCTGAGGCGATGGAAAATGCCCCGACGTCCCTTGCTTCACTTGATGTGAAGTCGCGCGATATGCGCGGGCAGAAATACGTTTTGCAGGTTGCCCCGGAAGACTGCACCGGCTGCAATTTGTGCGTGGAGGTTTGCCCGGCGAAAGACCGCGAAGATCCGAGCATTAAGGCCATCAACATGATGTCGCGCCTTGAGCATGTGGAAGAAGAAAAAGACAACTACGATTTCTTCCTCAGTTTACCGGAAATGGACCGCAATTCGCTGGAGCGCATTGATATTCGTACTTCTCAGCTGATTACGCCGCTGTTTGAATACTCCGGTGCCTGCTCCGGCTGCGGCGAAACACCGTATCTCAAGCTGCTGACCCAACTCTACGGCGACAGGATGATGGTAGCTAATGCCACCGGCTGTTCATCTATTTATGGCGGTAACCTGCCCTCCACACCCTGGACGACCGACGAGCACGGTCGGGGTCCGGCCTGGGCGAACTCGCTGTTTGAAGATAACGCCGAGTTCGGACTGGGCTTTCGCCTGACCGCGAACCAACACGCGGCTCGTGTACAGCGCCTGTTGAGCGAGCTGGCTGACCAACTGCCCGCAGAGCTGGTCGAGCAATTACGTACCGAAGCCTCAGTACCCGAGCGCCGTACCCAGGTTGCGGCATTACGCCAGTCACTGAGCACCATCGACAGCCCACAGGCGCAGCAGCTTGCACGCGATGCCGATGCGCTGGTGGAGAAATCCATCTGGCTGATTGGCGGCGACGGCTGGGCCTACGACATTGGCTATGGCGGTCTTGACCATGTACTGAGCCTCAGTGAGAACATCAACGTGATGGTGCTGGATACCCAGTGTTACGCCAACACCGGTGGACAGGCCTCAAAGGCCACACCGCTCGGGGCCGTGATGAAGTTTGCCGAACAGGGTAAGCGCAAGGCGCGCAAAGATTTGGGCGTTAACGTGATGATGTATGGTCATGTTTACGTGGCACAGATTGCCCTGGGTGCTCAGCTTAACCAGGCGGTGAAAGCCATTCAGGAAGCAGAGGCTTACCCCGGCCCGTCGCTGATTATCGCCTACAGCCCGTGCGTGGAGCACGGTTACGATCTGGCACTAAGCCACGACCAGATGCGCCAGCTAACCGCTACAGGCTTCTGGCCGCTGTACCGCTTCGATCCGCGTCGCGCTGAACAGGGCAAGTTGGCGCTGTCGCTCGACTCCCGTCCACCATCCGATGCACTGGCCGAAACGCTGCTCAATGAACAGCGTTTCCGTCGCCTGA